A genomic segment from Leptotrichia sp. OH3620_COT-345 encodes:
- a CDS encoding NAD(P)/FAD-dependent oxidoreductase, which yields MLRINNIKMPINHNIDDLKKVAAKKLNISEMEFKKFEITGQAIDARNKNNVHYVYSADILLSDEEKYKNLPDVREIVKQEYIIEKIELNDRKRPVVVGSGPAGIFAALVLAEAGLKPIIIEQGKSVEKRQRDVYNFFKGGKLNKYSNVQFGEGGAGTFSDGKLTTNTNNFRMQKIYSEFILAGAEKKIAYMSKPHVGTDRLIGIMKNIRKKIENLGGEYRFQNKLVSINRNSNKVTGAVVQVIDENKESSEKYEIDTDIIILAIGHSSRDTFYMLDERNIKMERKPFSVGVRIEHKQSVINHAQYGKFADILPPAEYKLNIKSENGRGVYTFCMCPGGVVVPAASEEKRLVVNGMSYSKRNLENANSAVLVNVYPEDFGQGGVLAGVEFQRKLEEKAFKLGGEDYKAPVQLFGDFVKNKKSEKLGSIKPSYAGGYRFANLNECFPDYINKALKEGIKAMDRKIKGFGNEDTVLTAVESRSSSPVKILRNERFFSNIEGIMPCGEGAGYAGGIMSAAVDGIKCAEFAIKYYKSTVR from the coding sequence ATGTTAAGAATAAATAATATAAAAATGCCTATTAATCATAATATTGATGATTTAAAAAAGGTTGCTGCGAAAAAACTGAATATAAGTGAAATGGAGTTTAAGAAATTTGAAATAACAGGACAGGCAATAGATGCAAGAAATAAAAATAATGTACATTATGTTTATTCAGCGGATATATTACTGAGTGATGAAGAAAAATATAAAAATTTACCTGATGTAAGAGAAATAGTAAAACAGGAATATATTATAGAAAAAATTGAACTTAACGATAGGAAGCGTCCTGTAGTTGTGGGAAGCGGTCCTGCAGGAATTTTTGCGGCACTTGTACTGGCAGAGGCAGGGTTAAAGCCAATTATAATTGAACAGGGAAAAAGTGTGGAAAAAAGACAAAGAGATGTATATAATTTTTTTAAAGGAGGAAAGCTTAACAAGTATTCCAATGTACAATTTGGAGAGGGAGGAGCAGGAACATTTTCCGACGGCAAACTGACTACGAATACAAATAACTTCAGAATGCAAAAAATATACAGTGAGTTTATACTTGCAGGCGCTGAAAAAAAGATAGCGTATATGTCAAAACCTCATGTGGGTACAGACAGATTAATAGGAATAATGAAAAATATAAGAAAGAAAATAGAAAATTTGGGTGGAGAATATAGGTTTCAAAATAAGCTTGTATCAATAAATCGAAATAGTAATAAAGTAACCGGAGCTGTTGTTCAAGTTATTGATGAAAATAAAGAAAGTTCCGAAAAATATGAAATTGATACAGATATTATCATATTAGCAATAGGGCATAGTTCGAGAGATACTTTTTATATGTTGGATGAAAGAAATATAAAAATGGAAAGAAAACCTTTTTCAGTAGGTGTGAGGATAGAACATAAGCAATCAGTAATTAATCATGCACAATATGGAAAGTTTGCAGATATACTGCCTCCTGCTGAATATAAGCTGAATATCAAATCTGAAAATGGAAGAGGAGTGTATACTTTCTGTATGTGTCCCGGAGGAGTGGTTGTACCTGCCGCAAGTGAAGAAAAAAGACTTGTAGTAAATGGTATGAGTTATTCAAAAAGAAATTTGGAAAATGCCAATTCAGCTGTTCTTGTAAATGTTTATCCTGAGGATTTTGGACAGGGAGGAGTTCTTGCAGGAGTCGAATTTCAAAGAAAACTTGAAGAAAAAGCGTTTAAACTTGGCGGAGAAGATTATAAAGCTCCTGTTCAATTGTTTGGAGATTTTGTAAAAAATAAGAAATCGGAAAAGTTAGGTTCAATAAAACCGAGTTATGCGGGAGGATATAGATTTGCCAATTTGAATGAGTGCTTTCCGGATTATATAAATAAAGCTTTGAAAGAGGGAATAAAAGCTATGGATAGGAAAATCAAAGGTTTTGGGAATGAAGATACAGTACTGACAGCTGTGGAAAGTAGAAGCTCTTCACCTGTAAAAATTCTCCGAAATGAAAGATTTTTTTCAAATATTGAAGGGATTATGCCTTGTGGAGAAGGTGCAGGTTATGCAGGAGGAATAATGTCGGCAGCGGTAGACGGTATAAAATGTGCTGAATTTGCAATAAAATATTATAAAAGTACGGTAAGGTAA
- a CDS encoding NAD(P)/FAD-dependent oxidoreductase, whose product MKTEIAVIGGGAAGFVGAITAGRAGKKVVILERKERVLKKLLITGNGRCNITNIGASISNYFGENINSVNNILDRFTPEHTLDFFQELGIMCNEEKRGKIYPMSGQASSVVDSLRFEAEKIGIEIKTEFYVRKIEKKNSGFRIYSEDKREIEADKVILATGGKSYPELGSNGSGFEIAEKLGHTITELIPSIVQLKVEKCQVKGLQGIKVDTTVTAYGNGKKICTYNGELLFTDYGISGNVIFNISYVFPLYKNIEFEIDFMPKFNYNELYVILQKRKEILSHLTMEQFFNGMINKKLGQFLSKMSGIEKLSKPVNSLNDSELKKLCTILKKYKVTILETTGFKNAQVTAGGVSLNEINTETLESRKVKGLYFAGEILDVYGECGGYNLQWAWASGYTAGKNAGK is encoded by the coding sequence ATGAAGACTGAAATAGCAGTTATCGGAGGGGGAGCTGCGGGATTTGTTGGAGCAATTACAGCAGGAAGAGCAGGTAAAAAAGTTGTAATTCTTGAAAGAAAAGAAAGAGTATTAAAAAAACTGCTAATTACAGGGAATGGAAGATGTAACATAACAAATATAGGAGCATCGATATCTAATTATTTCGGAGAAAATATCAATTCAGTAAATAATATACTAGACAGATTTACTCCTGAACATACTTTGGATTTTTTTCAAGAACTCGGTATTATGTGTAATGAAGAGAAAAGAGGGAAAATTTATCCTATGAGTGGACAGGCATCATCAGTAGTTGATTCTTTAAGATTTGAAGCTGAAAAAATAGGAATTGAAATAAAGACGGAATTTTATGTGAGAAAAATCGAAAAAAAAAATTCAGGATTTAGAATTTATTCAGAAGATAAAAGAGAGATAGAAGCGGACAAAGTTATATTGGCTACAGGAGGAAAGTCTTATCCTGAACTTGGTTCAAACGGATCAGGTTTTGAAATAGCTGAAAAATTGGGACATACTATAACAGAGCTTATTCCCTCTATTGTACAGTTAAAAGTAGAGAAGTGTCAGGTGAAGGGGTTACAGGGAATTAAAGTTGATACTACAGTTACAGCTTACGGAAATGGAAAAAAGATATGTACTTATAACGGTGAGCTGCTTTTTACCGATTATGGAATTTCCGGAAATGTGATATTTAATATTTCTTACGTTTTTCCCCTTTATAAAAATATTGAATTTGAAATTGATTTTATGCCTAAGTTTAATTATAATGAATTATATGTAATACTTCAAAAAAGAAAAGAAATACTTTCTCATCTGACAATGGAGCAGTTTTTTAACGGGATGATAAATAAAAAATTGGGACAGTTTTTGTCTAAAATGTCAGGAATAGAAAAGCTTTCTAAACCTGTAAATTCACTGAATGATTCGGAATTAAAAAAACTCTGTACTATACTAAAAAAATATAAAGTAACTATTTTGGAAACAACGGGATTTAAAAATGCTCAAGTAACTGCAGGAGGAGTATCTTTAAATGAAATAAATACTGAAACTCTTGAATCTCGAAAAGTAAAGGGACTATATTTTGCAGGGGAGATTCTTGATGTATATGGAGAATGTGGCGGATATAATCTTCAATGGGCATGGGCTTCAGGGTATACTGCAGGAAAAAATGCAGGAAAATAA
- a CDS encoding glycosyltransferase family 4 protein, with product MRILHVIAQLPQKTGSGVYFTNVIEELKNYGNIEQTCLYGTTEEYDINILKKEKQYEVVFQNENLPFPIVGMSDIMPYENTLYSEMSENMIKLWRKVFTEKLRQAKKEFNPDIIITHHLWILTSIVCEIFKDKKIFAICHNTDLRQAEKNRIMKEKYVSGFEHINMIFSLSDLQTDDIVKIYKYDKNKIFNLGAGYNEKLFYPPKKYEKKDKIELLYIGKFDQAKGFYELIKAFKIISEKREDVKLTLVGAVKDENRKEIENAVKGIKNIEIYNLPNQQAVAEVMREKDVFILPSYFEGLGLIAVEALGSGLRAVTTNIAGLIELLGDKINNSGIIEYIDMPTIYDTDKAVEAEKPDFVKRLVKGVEKQMKKSLEKREIDEKLLEEIRKNSWKSKIEILLKIISEK from the coding sequence ATGAGAATACTTCATGTAATAGCACAGTTACCTCAAAAAACAGGAAGCGGAGTATATTTTACAAATGTCATTGAGGAATTGAAAAATTACGGGAATATCGAACAGACATGTCTGTATGGAACTACAGAAGAATATGATATAAATATATTGAAAAAGGAAAAACAGTATGAAGTTGTATTTCAGAATGAAAATCTTCCTTTTCCCATAGTAGGAATGAGTGACATAATGCCTTATGAAAATACACTTTATTCAGAAATGTCTGAAAATATGATAAAGTTGTGGAGAAAGGTTTTTACAGAAAAACTGAGACAGGCAAAGAAAGAATTCAATCCTGACATAATAATTACCCATCATTTATGGATACTTACTTCTATAGTATGTGAGATTTTTAAAGATAAAAAGATTTTTGCGATATGTCATAACACTGATTTAAGACAGGCTGAGAAAAATAGAATTATGAAAGAAAAGTATGTTTCAGGGTTTGAACATATTAATATGATATTTTCCTTAAGTGATTTACAAACAGATGATATAGTAAAGATTTATAAGTATGATAAAAACAAAATATTTAATTTAGGTGCAGGATATAATGAAAAACTGTTTTATCCTCCTAAAAAATATGAAAAGAAAGATAAAATTGAACTTCTTTACATAGGAAAATTTGATCAGGCTAAAGGATTTTATGAATTAATAAAAGCTTTTAAAATAATTTCCGAGAAAAGAGAAGATGTAAAATTGACTTTAGTAGGTGCAGTTAAAGATGAAAATAGGAAAGAAATAGAAAATGCAGTAAAAGGAATAAAAAATATAGAAATATACAACCTTCCGAATCAACAGGCGGTGGCTGAGGTTATGAGGGAAAAGGATGTATTTATTCTTCCCTCATATTTTGAAGGATTGGGACTGATAGCAGTAGAAGCACTGGGAAGCGGACTTCGAGCAGTGACTACAAATATTGCAGGACTGATAGAACTTCTTGGAGATAAAATCAATAATTCAGGGATAATAGAATATATAGATATGCCTACAATATACGATACAGATAAGGCTGTAGAAGCTGAAAAGCCCGACTTTGTAAAACGCCTTGTAAAAGGAGTTGAAAAACAGATGAAAAAGTCTTTGGAAAAAAGGGAAATTGATGAAAAATTACTTGAAGAAATAAGAAAAAATTCATGGAAATCAAAGATAGAAATATTATTAAAAATTATAAGTGAAAAATAA
- a CDS encoding ABC transporter ATP-binding protein, which produces MFLEIKNLTKSYNKKEVVRNVTFSLEKGKILCILGPSGCGKTTILNAIGGFIKIDKGKIILDGKDITYFSPEKRNIATVFQSYGLFRHKNVLENIEYGLKFKKISKKARKEKAMQIIQDVGLKGFEKREIHELSGGQRQRVALARSIVINPEIILMDEPFSNLDRNLRGSMRKELKNLVNNFNMTVILVTHDQEDVFSIADKVILMNEGKIEQNDSPVNLYNNPVNEFVLEFMGKSNKLNDRKYIRPEKIKIYEKSGKKAVIKEAVFKGALIEYIVETEERESFVLMEMNSGEIRKEGDVLYINYKESMY; this is translated from the coding sequence ATGTTTCTGGAAATAAAAAATCTGACAAAATCATACAATAAGAAAGAGGTTGTTCGGAATGTGACTTTTTCTTTGGAAAAAGGGAAAATACTCTGTATACTGGGACCTTCAGGATGTGGGAAAACAACAATATTAAATGCAATAGGCGGATTTATAAAAATTGACAAAGGGAAAATAATACTGGACGGTAAAGATATAACGTATTTCAGTCCTGAAAAAAGGAATATTGCTACAGTTTTTCAATCATATGGGCTTTTTAGGCATAAAAATGTTCTGGAAAACATAGAATATGGTTTAAAGTTTAAAAAAATTTCCAAGAAGGCAAGAAAAGAAAAAGCAATGCAGATAATTCAGGATGTGGGATTAAAAGGATTTGAAAAAAGAGAAATACATGAATTATCAGGAGGACAAAGACAGAGAGTTGCTCTTGCAAGGAGTATTGTAATAAATCCTGAAATAATTTTAATGGATGAACCTTTTTCAAATCTGGATAGAAATTTAAGAGGAAGTATGAGAAAAGAACTGAAGAATCTTGTAAATAATTTTAATATGACCGTTATTCTCGTTACTCATGATCAGGAAGATGTTTTCAGTATTGCCGATAAAGTAATTTTAATGAATGAAGGAAAAATAGAACAGAATGATAGTCCTGTAAATTTATACAATAATCCTGTTAATGAATTTGTCCTTGAGTTTATGGGAAAATCAAATAAGCTTAACGACAGAAAGTATATCAGACCCGAAAAAATAAAAATATATGAAAAGTCAGGGAAAAAGGCGGTTATAAAAGAAGCTGTTTTTAAAGGAGCATTAATAGAATATATTGTAGAAACTGAAGAAAGAGAAAGCTTCGTTTTGATGGAAATGAATTCGGGAGAAATAAGAAAAGAAGGAGATGTTCTATATATCAATTATAAGGAAAGTATGTATTAA